The sequence tatttaaatgcactttttaattcataatcattcattttaatctagctttcaaaaacaaaatatcctAGTTTATTGCATTAATTTTATaacaattttaatatcaaagatgAGGCATGCAAGTTACCTTGACTATATTTGTAATCTTTTATGTACGGTAAATAACGTTTTGAATATATCCCCTGAATGCAACTTAATTGTACTGATTATGGGAACGTTTCTTTTACTTGTGCCGCAAATTTGGCCCTCCTGAATTTGTTTGGTCGTTGTTGTGTTGCTTACTATTGAGAACTTTGACAAGTGTATTTTTGAAGTTACAAACAACTTGTTGGGTTAAGATATAGACGTATTCTTAAATACAGTAATTAAACAACACTGAGTCCATTTAACTACTTGTCTCTTTTCTTGTTTAAAGTAGCTCTGTGATGTTTGTGTACAGCTAAGGCAAACACACACcatcatatatatttatatctatatattatacatatatatatagatatatatacacatagaTATTTGGTGTTATGCATGTGATGATTAAAATATTCCTGAAGCTTTggtaccctttttttttttatcagatacCGAAGAGATGCACATAGGTCCCCCTTCCAATTCCTCCAGTCATTCTGGGACCTCTAGACGAAGAGTACCTGCTGTACCTACAACACTGACAGACAGCCACAGGAATCCTCAAGACTATTACACACCAGCAGACCCCAGGCCACTCAGTATCCAGTCTTTCGGAGTTATGCACAATAAACTCCAGGTAAGCACATAAACAGCATCTCTGCCATGACCCTGTTTCCTGAATCCCATTAgcggtttaataaataaatagttgtCACCTGCAAAATACACCTCATTTATAGTATTTTGACATTTGGGCGCTGTTCACATCTGTCTGGGTAGCGCTGCATACAGGTATGAATGTATTGTTTCTTTAGACCACCTTTAGAGGTGGCCTGGGGCACTTGTATCTGTATTAGCTAACCTTACATCTGTcctgagacaaacagaaagaccACGCATGGTTTTACGTGACTCCCCCCAGCGAATttacctgaaaaaaaaatctagaagCTGTGTTTCTGCTGTCAGCTGATCTAAAACAATGGTAAATACAACTTTCTGGTACTCTCCAAAGACAGAATTGTTtcctgtgcaaatgttttactgagctaaaagagaaacaaaataaaacacattctgACAAGTTGAGATTGTATAGATCAGCTGATATCAGATCTCCGTACATATACTGGTGAGGGAGTTTTTTTCTCTGATggcatttatgttttttgtgagCTGGTTTAACCCGCTGTGATCACTGGATCGTAAAATAGCTCGTGCAAAGCACAAAATCTGCATGTGGtacttccatttatttttatgcagCACTATTTCTGTACACTTAACAAAACGTGCAGGCAATCCATCAGCTGCTTttctgcagtgtttgttttatgagttgTTGAGTTAAAACGTCTAAGGCACCGATGCTGAGCTTTTTAAGTCCCGCAttattagttgtttttcttttttttcacttttaatgtcaaatgtatttatagcagcaaagtgctgtaaaagaaaatggggaaatgCTTAACATAAAACGATGAAATATCAAATACATGCATTAACTATTAAAAACAAGGCAAAGCAAATAATGCGGTCAAATTTCAGATAGATCCAAATGCCAAGGAAAATACATGAGTCTTTAAAAGCGATTTAAAAGTTTTTGCAGAGGGAAGCTATGAAACTGGAGCAGCCTCAGCAAAAGCTCAGTCATCTCTTTCACATTGAGTCTATAAACTACACAGATGAGCTTAGAAAGAGTTTGTCACTGAAATTAAGGCAACTCAGATGAATCTCAGTCGTGTCTGAATAACGACTTTGTTTTAACGCATCTGTGATGTCTCAAACACATCTGTTGATGACCTGGTGACTGCTTAGCTGACAGTCCACTCTGTGACTgccacattttattttcatggaaAGCAGTTAACTGAGATCACTCAGGATGGATTTTAATGCCAGGTATGAATTGTTGTTAGGCTGGTCTGCTTACAATCTGATCAGCTAGGATACATAATATCATGTCTAAACAGGTCATTGTTTCACTTGTCTCAGAGTACTTCAACTTTAAATCGGCAATGAGCGCATTTGGgaattaaagagaaaatattattttaaaaaaacatcttatttaTAGTAAAGCATACATTTTTATGCCTAAAATTGAACTAATTTTACCAGAATGTCGTTAGATGAGGGTAATTACCTGACTAATttgactgaatctgactgttttggatgatattttaatgtattaaatTAGACTGGATTGAATGAATTTGGCCAGGAGGTGACTTCTGTTgctatatacaaataaaaattgaactgaatttaaaggAAACCTGAAAGCTTGACGCCCACTCACAAATTTACAGTAAATATGTGATGCATTACTGATATTTCGATCAAAATGAACATAtaagtaagttttatttcctTAGTAAACCACTTGTCCGAGTAGTCATTTAAAACGTGGAAGTCATTGTTCAGAAATCTTACCGGAGTTTCCAACTTGGAAATTTTACTTGTTGGGGCGCTTTGTTTCAGATTTCACCTTCATTTGTTGGGGTTTCCAGTCTCATGTTTGTTGAAAATAGCTTCATTAAGTGTACTGATGTTTGCACTGACTGCTTTACTAAAAGCTGTACAAAAAGAGAGCTTAAAAAGTCTTCATAAATATGTCATCCTACGTGTTCGTGATAGTGGAAAAATACAAATCGGTTTGATTGTTTTGGGGAGCTGCTGTATAGATACCCACCTACTAATATAAAGGTGAATATTATGGAGAACGGCTGATCTGAAACATGATGGCTGCTGTGTTTGCTTTTAGGTCCAAAGTCGAGTCAGGTTTCAGTCGGATGAATTTGAAAACAAGCCTGCATCAGACAGACATCACGTGCAGCCTTTACTTGGGTATGATTGGATAGCAGGTAAACCTCATTTATTCAGCTGACAGTACTATACAGTACTATTTTGAAGTCTTGATTCATCACTCATTTCCTTACATTTTGCTTCCAAAGAGCCTGGGTCTCCTGTTGTATTTTCAATGGTTTTGGTTGATTGGTCgacagcatttctgaaaatcttTCAAAGTTTGaccttttatgtatttttctgttGTGTTCTCTGCATTTGATTTGTCTCGGAAGTTAAACTTGGATCTGGGAATGACCTCGTGCCTGAGTTGAGTCTAGTCTAGCTAGTTTCAGCTCAGAAAACCAGTGGGATTGCTTATTGCTATGCTGCTGGCTGGTAAACAATGTATTTCTCTCCAACACTAAACATGTTGGAACATGTTCACAGACAGAGGTTGTACAGTACCATGTGTGCCACTGGTTTAATCAGATACTATGAGATGTGCTGATAAACAGTTTGTTCTTGCAACTTCCACTGTGTTTCTATGCACAGCAGCCATATTGAATCTGTATCCTCTGCCCTTCTAGTTGAATTTCCAACTTTCAGATTGGGTTTTTACCAAGAAAGTCCAAATTCTGAGTACAAAAAGAAAGCACCATTAGTCCAATATCTggcgttttgtttgtttgttgagtCACCTGTCTGactcatttttttcttcctaaacTGAAACAGATTAACCAGAGTTGTGTTTATGAAAAATAGACAATTTAATCAAGAACAAATTTCTTTATGTAGCACTTGAGGCACTATGGTTCAGAGCcactatttgttttatttctttcgcTGAATTGAATATGAAATACCAACAAGATGATGCCATAACAGCTATTAGGTGAAAGTTTTTGCGTAAATTAGAAAATTGTCTGAAGGCTGATGCATTTCTCAGGTCCTGTTTTAGATCTTTGCAGGATTTTTCTCCTGTTTGTCAGAGAGATGACTTTAAGATACTTTTCATCTGCTCTAGATAGTTTTTAGGTCTGATATTTCCCCAGTTGTCCACTTTCCTTCAGTTTTAAAACACTCAATATGCTGTCATGGTCTGGTAAAAGTACTGGACTGataatgagtaaaaaaaagaaattctgaaAGCCTGGAGCACTGTTGATAGGAAAGTGTGGCTCTTTGGAAAGCAAATGAGAAGAAAGTATTAGCGGTGATCAAAAACTTTCCCCCTCTACTTTAAagaggacatatcatgcttttaaataaaaatgttcaccCTTAAATCAGTTGTGGTCtacataaagtggaactgcaatgctttggtctaaactcatgttattgtagcttcacaggGTCCCCTTTTagccctgttctgaggtgcgtctgagagcaactcgttttggtgccgtctctttaaatgctgttaaggcctttcacacacacccaccctccAGGTCAAGGAGTGCTGCACTAAGAACCGTTCAGCCATTTTTGTCGTTTGATAACAACTATGTAGCaccgcagaaacaagacaaaaacggcaaaaacaatgcaaaactgtttatgtaataataatattcaaaacacgcagtGTGGTCCGGTCCACTAACAtgagcagaaggcacgatgctactgctatcgaaacaatggccaggacgtcatatcaacacacaacaAATTTATGTCTAAGGTAAAGTTTGCTGTGATCTTatcgttatttgcagcttaacgctttgctgtgtccgtcaTTTCTATTtatagaaggaactgaccccttaatcagatgaagtctgaTGGGGCTCTGATGCTGGGTGGCGGTGTAATGAAtagtgtgggttaatacacccaacaacagaaccgaacttatcctctttcggtgtcggcatacttgagcttggactacaaaatcgcaacaagaaataaacatggcagatacaCGAAATTGATtgctgttccgcagcaaatactgtgacgcaacaattggaaaaacgtaacagatgatagagcaaactgaacggactgaaaaaatatgacccaaactgAATATAAAGATGTCtccgcaacacctggagagactaaattcaacttttccgcactcctacagactcaaagtacacaacaaaatgtagcCTGGCATACCTGGCATTAAGtgaattttgcatgatatgtcccctttaaatctTGAGTTGATGACTGACGGTTGCGTTCTTTTTCTTATAAGGAGTACTAGATACTGAGGACTCCTTGGCAGAGCGTTCTGACGAGTTCTTCAATGATCTCCGCATGTTTCGATCGATCAATAAAGACAAGTGTATTCACCCTGGACCAGCAGAGTGAGTCTCCTTACCACATTGCTCATGTTAACCAGAATTTACAAGGTGCCCGCGACTAACAGCGGCTTTGTCGTCTGACACTTTTAGATCTTTTGAGGAAAACCATCTTTTCCCACCACTCCTAACAGATGAGGACGATAGAGCAGCGAACACAGACACGCACCAGTGTAAGAtggattatttatttgattagaCTCACTGTTTTGATTATCTCATGTGGTCCAGCACTTCCCCCTCTGTGTGCTTTCCTTTTGTTCAGGTACATTTTCCTACAGGATCAACAGCAGGCTGTTTCCTGTCCCACTCCACTCTCAGGAATGCTGCCCAGTGTGCAAAAAGTACAAATCCTCCCACCCTCACACTGCAGCAGAACCAGCTCTGATCAGGTACTGAAGATGTGAACTTTGACCCTTTCATGCAGGGAAttgtgattaaataaaaaaatattattttttgctCTTAAACTAATGTGGGCAAATATTGTACCATTGTCTTATATTATTAGGTGTAGCACTCTTCAGTCTGTGCTCTCAGCATGCTCCTGTCTTATTTGTCCCCCATTCAGGACTTTGCTCTTGTTCCTTCAGACCCTCCCTACTTCCCTCTATTGAACTGTGCATTTTACCAACATTTCCACAAGAAAAATAACATCCATGGCACTAAAAAGGAAACGAAAACCGACAATGAACTCTGTTATACAAGCCTAATTACAATAAGCTGCTATAATGACACAAGGCTCCCACTGGGAAAAAGGTTCTCATTGAGCTTCCAGACATCTGAAGTTTTGCGTTCTTGTATCTTTGAGCTCTGTCAGGTGGTAAATCCTCGACTTCATTAGCATCCTAAGCTACTTGAGCATCCTCGTCTCTCTCAGCATCCTCGGCTCCACCTACGCTACATTGAGTTCATCCCCATCCTTCCTTTTCAGAGAGGCATTCATAGACCCGGTCACTATCACCACACTCACCTGAACTTGCATAGTAGCTCCCCTTCCCTACCTGCAGGTCTTCCTGTCATCTACTGTACTTCAGTCTTACAAAACATAAGGAGACAAACCCCAACAAACAATTGAActaatttacaaaataaatattgttgttATGAAAATTATAAGTTACAGTCTAAGAAAAGTGGTCTCTTTGACTACCGGAGAGGTGTTTTCAAAAGCAATATAGCACCAGGATTGGTAGAAATATAAGGTTCAGACAGATGATTAATTGAATTCgtttttagttgttaattagtgtttattttttttacctgtgtCATACTCTTAACAGTTTTGTCCAATTGTTGGCCATGTGTGGTCGAACAAATTTGTTTGTGGACTTACAACGTTTGATCAGCAGGTGGCAGCTCATAGGGCGACTAACTAGAGTCCAGCGAAATAAGTGGCTTAGGTGCAAGTGTACCACTAGTACCCACAGACATACCAGAGAATGAAGTCATGGCGTACTGTTGTGACAACGATGCAGGAAAAGGTTGCCTCTGAAACCACCGACAAACAACAAACCAGTCGGCGCTTGCTGGAAAACATTTTCAGGTGTCTGAAATAGAGACCCAGtgttacttttcattttttcaagcCGTTTTAGTTCAAAACCGTGTTGGCATCTCACCAAAAATTCTCAGTTTGGTGAAATCGATCatagaaatataaaattaaaaataattttggctTAAAATAAGTTGTCTCACATTAAATGATGTTGACTTTGATACTCCAAGACAACGTGCGCAGAAGATGCCCCGTTTACTAACATATACTAATAGTACAGACTTATTTTGGAaaagatatataaaaaattattaatcctTCTGGTGTCTTTCTGAGTCCGTCCCATGTTTTATTCTCAACTGATCTCGGACTCATCCGCTGTATTTTCCTGCATTCGttgatagttttttttaaagtcttttttatTAACAATACTACAAGGATGctacagatttattttagcACGTCttatataaatatgttttgggGAAATTTCTCTCGTTTCATAATCACATATCTATTCCGGGGGGATTCTGTTATATTACGTCCTATCTGTCTCTGTccttccgtccgtctgtccatccctCCCAGTTTGTGTCATTTCTACATTCTGTATTAAGAGCCTGACCTCTGCTGAAAAGTCTGCAGCAAACCTACTTggacatttttgtatttataacCTAAAATGAATTTAGAACACTGGAAATGTGTAGTATTTTTACAAGAAAacggaaaaacatttttaaaaatgtctgtatTATCAGGTGGTTCCCTTCCTAAAACTCACATGGATCCTGTTTGTGTTGGCGTGTTTTCTAAATTTCAACCTAAAGTATGCGACAATGAATAAATTGTTACTACCTGATGTTACATCTTTacttctctgttttgtttttttattgaattttttaAAGGGTCAGCATTCCTCGCACCAACCTCCTGCCACCTTACAAGTACAATGCTCATCGGCGAAGCAGCTTTGATCCTTCAGACAGTTTGGGATTACCATCAGTGAGTTagaattaaaagataaaatgatTAATGCTAATGGTGTCTCTCTAAGTCTGTCCCTTTGTTTTATACTCATCCACTGTCTCTTCCTGCCTTTTCTTGGGTTCCTCCTCTGCATCTGTCTCTGTGTGCATCAAATATAACAATAATCTTgctttaaacattcaaacttttTACATACTTTAGTAGAATAACACGCCCTGGTTAATTGTGGACCCCTCTATGGCAGAGTGACATTCTGCAGATTTAACAACTTGGAAAGTGCTGTGTCTTAGTTTCTGGGCGCTCTAGACCAGTTTCAAAGCCCAGAAATGCTCATAATGAATGTCAGCGTGGCATCAAAACAAGATGATTGAGCAATGTTTCAAGATTCACCTGGTTTCTGGAGCTGCTTTAAGGGATAAGTGGGTGTAACATATGGCCTACATATGGTTGCAGTCATCTTAAATTAAACCAAACATGCCTTTATATAAGACTGTTGATAGATGTTCATGTCCTTGTGCTGCAGTAAAACTttagctacaggggttggacaatgaaactgaaacacctggttttagaccacaataatttattagtatggtgtagggcctccttttgcagccaatacagcgtcaatttgtcttgggaatgacatatacaagtcctgcacaatggtcagagggattttaagccattcttcttgcaggatagtgaccaggtcactacgtgatactggtggaggaaaacgtttcctgactcgctcctccaaaacaccccaaagtggctcaataatatttaaatctggtgactgtgcaggccatgggagatgttcaacttcactttcatgttcatcaaaccaatctttcaccagtcttgctgtgtgtattggtgcattgtcatcctgatacacggcaccaccttcaggatacaatgtttgaatcattggatgcacatggtcctcaagaatggtccggtagtccttggcagtgactcacccatctagcacaagtattgggccaagggaatgccaagatatggcagcccaaaccatcactgatccacccccatgcttcactctgggcatgcaacagtctggatggtacgcttctttggggcttctccacaccgtaactctcccggatgtggggaaaacagtaaaagtggactcatcagagaacaatacatgtttcacattgtccacagcccaaggtttgcgctccttgcaccattaaaaccaacgtttggcattggtatgagtgaccaaaggtttggctacagcagcccggccgtgtatattgaccctgtggagctcctgatggacagttctggtggaaacaggagagttgaggtacacatttaattctgccgtgatttgggcagccgtggttttatgttttttggatacaatccaggttagcacccgaacatccctttcagacagcttcctcttgcgtccacagttaatcctgttggatgtggttcgtccttcttggtggtatgctgacattaccctggataccgtggttctttatacatcacaaagacttgctgtcttggtcacagatgcgccagcaagacgtgcaccaacaattagtcctcttttgaactctggtatgtcacccataatgttgtgtacatttcaatattttgagcaaaactgtgctcttaccctgctaattgaaccttcacactctgctcttactggtgcaatgtgcaatcaatgaagactggctaccagactggtccaatttagccatgaaacctcccacactaaaatgacaggtgtttcagtttcattgtccaacccctgtacatcaacTGCAGAAAGAGTTTTTTGTGCATCATGTTATCTCTTGAAGGGTTGTTACAGTAGACGTGGATGAGGTGTAATCTGAATGTCTAACAAGTCAAATTAAGCTGAAGCTGCTCGTTACACattgaaaatataaattttttaatGGGGCCACGACATGCTGTGTAGCAATAGAGCAGGCGCCTTATATCCAGAGGCTGTAGCTCTCCACCCAAACATCTggggttcgattcccaacctTGGGCTGCATGCCTCCCCTCCTGTCAATAGACACCAAAAATGTctcaaaaatatgtttaagcTCTGCTGCAATGATTGATACATATGAAAACATTGCTgcataaaatgtgtgtgtgttactgctgAGGATGCTAAAAAGATTATTTTGAGTAAAATAAAGAGGCTATTTGAATGCAGCTCCTGGATCTTGCTGTCACTAATCTTGTTGTCCTTGTACAGCACTGTCTCTCAGGATGGTCAAATGCAGGTCAGAACATCCTGCCGCCACCCAGCAACCTCGACCTGCGGAGCAGTATTAGAACAAAGAACTCTGATGGCTCCCTGAGCCAAGAACTGCAGGTGAGACTCAGAAAACCTTGTAATGTACTCCATCTACAGGAAAAGTACCAGATCATCAGTTTGAGAAATGTTGAAACAATTCTCACACAAACCAATCATGTCCATTTTGGCATATGAGCAGAATAGgagaaataaatcttttattgtAGTGGCATGATTGAACACTGAAAGTTTTAGAAAATACAACCTTTCATTTGACTACATTTATTCACTGGGGGAAACAGTCTCCTGTAGAGGAAAATGTATTAATCCATGGCTTCCTGTTCCACTGGGATATAAATATAATGTGGCACAGAGGCCCGTTTCTTTGAGACACTGCCCACTACACTAGATGAGGACCCGTATTTATCTTGGTGCCACACTCAGTGAGCAGGATggtgaaagaggtaagacagaGCAATGTTTGAGAACTGCAGCGAAGAGTTG comes from Girardinichthys multiradiatus isolate DD_20200921_A chromosome 20, DD_fGirMul_XY1, whole genome shotgun sequence and encodes:
- the LOC124856335 gene encoding migration and invasion-inhibitory protein isoform X2 — translated: MSGSSLSRKRGREDEEVDEKEERRHPEVMGDRSPARATLVQPPFRFTDTEEMHIGPPSNSSSHSGTSRRRVPAVPTTLTDSHRNPQDYYTPADPRPLSIQSFGVMHNKLQVQSRVRFQSDEFENKPASDRHHVQPLLGYDWIAGVLDTEDSLAERSDEFFNDLRMFRSINKDKCIHPGPAESFEENHLFPPLLTDEDDRAANTDTHQCTFSYRINSRLFPVPLHSQECCPVCKKYKSSHPHTAAEPALIRVSIPRTNLLPPYKYNAHRRSSFDPSDSLGLPSHCLSGWSNAGQNILPPPSNLDLRSSIRTKNSDGSLSQELQDLSSPRRHQNLEQISDVCRLAHYNFQHFSPKRKPRGPSFNVG
- the LOC124856335 gene encoding migration and invasion-inhibitory protein isoform X1 → MSTDRIVVLRERNKYLLKQLRQQREKLERMSGSSLSRKRGREDEEVDEKEERRHPEVMGDRSPARATLVQPPFRFTDTEEMHIGPPSNSSSHSGTSRRRVPAVPTTLTDSHRNPQDYYTPADPRPLSIQSFGVMHNKLQVQSRVRFQSDEFENKPASDRHHVQPLLGYDWIAGVLDTEDSLAERSDEFFNDLRMFRSINKDKCIHPGPAESFEENHLFPPLLTDEDDRAANTDTHQCTFSYRINSRLFPVPLHSQECCPVCKKYKSSHPHTAAEPALIRVSIPRTNLLPPYKYNAHRRSSFDPSDSLGLPSHCLSGWSNAGQNILPPPSNLDLRSSIRTKNSDGSLSQELQDLSSPRRHQNLEQISDVCRLAHYNFQHFSPKRKPRGPSFNVG